Proteins encoded within one genomic window of Camelina sativa cultivar DH55 chromosome 19, Cs, whole genome shotgun sequence:
- the LOC104765485 gene encoding jacalin-related lectin 33-like, which produces MSWDDGSHAKVKKVQLTFDDIIYSIQVTYDGTTALQSQLRGSVGPKSAEFILDSDEYITALSAYGKTIGTQEVITALTFTTNKRTLGPYGNKSGFQISAPEATGKQIAGFLGTSGNVLNSIDVHYAPVPTIPPPVKKLEAKGGETGAVWDDGHHDDVKKVYVGQGQDGVAAVKFEYINGSVVVIGIEHGKSTMLGFEEFELETGEYITSMEGTYDKIFGADSAFVTMLIFKTTKNKTYGPFGLEGSTHFEFKQVGFKISGFHGRAGDAINAIGVYLAPLGIIPLTPATPSKKLEAFGSEGGTLWDDGVFDGVRKVSVGQAQDGIGVVQFVYEKGSEVVVGKERGKTTLLGFEELELDYPSEYITAVEGTYYVIFGSESPVITMLRFKTNKQPSIPFGLEAGTPFVLKEEGHKIVGFHGRAGDLLHQFGAHVLPITN; this is translated from the exons ATGTCTTGGGACGATGGATCGCACGCAAAAGTGAAGAAAGTGCAGCTTACGTTCGATGACATCATTTACTCAATCCAGGTCACGTACGATGGAACCACCGCTCTTCAATCCCAGCTTCGCGGCTCCGTTGGTCCCAAATCTGCCGAG TTCATTTTGGATTCGGACGAGTACATAACGGCCCTTTCCGCTTACGGCAAAACGATTGGTACGCAAGAGGTTATAACGGCGTTGACTTTCACGACAAACAAGAGAACTCTTGGACCTTACGGTAACAAATCCGGTTTCCAGATTTCTGCTCCGGAGGCAACCGGTAAACAGATCGCTGGTTTCCTTGGCACCAGTGGCAATGTTCTCAACTCCATCGATGTTCACTATGCTCCCGTACCAACCATTCCACCCCCTGTGAAGAAGCTGGAAGCAAAGGGTGGTGAGACTGGAGCTGTATGGGACGATGGTCATCACGACGATGTTAAAAAGGTTTACGTAGGACAAGGCCAAGATGGTGTAGCAGCTGTCAAGTTTGAATACATTAATGGTTCTGTGGTCGTCATTGGAATTGAACATGGGAAAAGCACAATGCTTGGATTCGAAGAG TTTGAGCTTGAAACAGGTGAATACATAACATCCATGGAAGGAACCTACGACAAAATCTTCGGGGCTGATAGTGCTTTCGTGACAATGCTTATCTTCAAgactaccaaaaacaaaacatatggaCCGTTTGGGCTTGAAGGTAGCACACATTTTGAATTCAAGCAGGTAGGTTTCAAGATTTCTGGGTTCCATGGACGGGCTGGTGACGCTATCAATGCTATTGGAgtctatttagctccattaggCATCATCCCTTTGACTCCTGCAACACCATCCAAAAAGCTAGAAGCATTTGGTAGTGAGGGAGGAACTCTATGGGATGATGGTGTTTTCGACGGTGTGAGAAAAGTGTCTGTAGGACAAGCTCAAGATGGTATAGGAGTTGTTCAGTTTGTGTATGAGAAAGGATCTGAAGTTGTAGTAGGAAAAGAACGTGGGAAAACCACATTGCTTGGATTTGAAGAG TTGGAGCTTGACTATCCAAGTGAATACATTACGGCAGTTGAAGGCACCTACTATGTAATCTTTGGGAGTGAAAGTCCAGTTATAACTATGCTTAGGTTCAAGACTAATAAGCAACCCTCTATTCCCTTTGGACTTGAAGCTGGCACACCCTTTGTACTCAAAGAGGAAGGCCACAAGATCGTTGGCTTCCATGGAAGAGCCGGTGATCTGCTTCACCAATTTGGCGCCCATGTCCTGCCAATCACCAACTAA